Genomic DNA from Dermacentor variabilis isolate Ectoservices chromosome 6, ASM5094787v1, whole genome shotgun sequence:
GGCTTACGAGCTCACAGAGAGGACTTGTTCCATTCTGTTCCGCTTGCTGAAGTATAAAGCGCTGTTAGGCTAAGCTTAAAACAAAACAGGGCCTGTTGCATTTCAGAAAAGGGCAGCTTTGTCATATGACAGTTTCTTGGCATCATTAGTATATTACCTCAGGCCAACTTTCATCTACCAAGAGAATGACGTAAATGTGCCCACTTTCATCGCTTCTTtatgttagtttttttttctcacatataTTTTAATGTTGTAAAATGCCATGTACACTAGCCAGCAATGAGTGATAGCCATTACTACAACATCACAACATCGCAATCGTGGATTGCCAAGTCATCCAAAAGCTAATGGCACTGCATTCAAGACATAGAAAAACAGTGCAGTTGTGGTCCGGGACATTTATTAGGTGTTATCGCTTCATTGCTTCAATGCTTTGTCTGTGGCCTCATGTATTACCACACCAGAACGAAATGCTTTGGAAAATTTGGATAAGAGGATATAATTTTACATTattatttatttgcataatagCCTGCTGATGTTCATAATGATTAGTTTGTTTGCATGCAGAGTAACAGGTGTTATTTGGCAACTATTTATCAGACAGTGCGCAAATTTTCTTTGTAATATGTCAGCACATATCATTACTGTCGACTGCTTGTTTTTACAAGTTTAAAATCAATGCCTTAAAAGAATGCACGGAAATTGCGGGTAGAGGCAGTCATCAAATGTGTAAAACCATGGTGTGCCAGAGGACATTAAGCTAACTTCATGCATGCAAATATTAAATGTGTGGTGGCAAAGTTGACTGTACTAAAGTGAATAAGTGGTTGTGTTACGTTACGTGCATGAATATATGACTATCTTAAACTATGATTGGAAAAGAATCTTTGATTTTACTCTTTGTCTTCAACGTAATAATACCATCACTGTAACAAGCACAGGTGTAAGTTATTACGCCGATTATTGATGCTTATTAGCACTATATTAAATTGATGGTGCTTCCATGCTATAAAACTTCAAACTTGCATAATTCCCAAGCGTAAATGGCATGCACACTCTTTTCCACATGTGCCCCGTTGATTTCAAATACTGACTACAAATAAGTTCAAATCTTAGAAAAAATATCTAGCATACTTTTTGGTATTTTAACTTTTAAATCTGATCACCCTTAACAACAGCaaggttcatatatatatatatatatatatatatatatatattaatgataatGTAGAAGGCTAGACAGCTGGACAAATGTCAAAGTGCATGATTTTGCTCCCACTTTTGTTACTGTCAGCAATACCAGCTTTGTGAAGAAACACAATCTTGCTGACCTCTGAAATCACGAATTGCAGAACAATATATGAGCTTGCAGTTAACAGTACTGCATTATGAAACCTGTTAGAACTGTATAGGTTAGCGGCAAAAGAGAGTAGGAAAAGGCATGAGAAACATAATGGTAAGTTAGGAAAGTTTATTTCAAGAGCAGCTACATTGCCCAAGTCACATGGTTAATGAGGCAAAATCAAGGCGCGTGAAATGAAAACAATGAAAAATGTTACTCTTTGTATGAGCCTGTGCAAATTTAATACTCTGAAACAGTGGCCATATGTAAACCTCCAGCCTATCTTCGGCATTGCATCCGTGTCTGTTTCCACACGGTGCTTTAATCAAGGCTCATTTGTGCTTTATCTGACTGTTGATAAAAAAGGACTGAGCAAGAGGAATGCATATCAGCTGTGGTTGacatgtcaaaattgcacaacgTGAAGTAAATGTGATGCTGTGCTGGAAAAGCATTGATTTCCATGTGGTTGCTGCCTCACTAAATACCAAGCTCCAATGACATTTCATGCAGAGTTAGCAGTTCTTCCAATACAATGGCATCAGAATTGGCACAAAAACAGCTAAAGACATCGTTTCGAATGCAATATGTCATCATGCGTTAGGATCGGATGGTTAGGATGTCAGAAGAAAGGATGCAAGGTCCAGAAGTAATACATTAAGAAGGGTATAGATTTTGTCAAATCTGGAGTGTTTTGTTGCGTGAAATCGCCAGCCTTAGTCATGTGACCACGTGTGTGACAGTGTTTCACCTATCAGTGGAAGATTCTGTACATATCCCCATACTTTTCTGAACTCCAGAAGAGCGCAACAATATATTCtcatgcacaaaaagaaagcaatcgCTCTTGATATTAACACACATGCAGAGCAGAAGAACAAGCAGGAGCATGCTGGTAAATGAGGTTGAGGTAAGAAGCACACAAGACAGGCAGCCGTGAGCTTACAGTGACGGAGAAAGTATGCTTCTTGCTGTTACACCCAAGCCCCACGCTGCACCGAAGAGAGCACAGGTATCACTATTAATACTGACAGTCTTAGAAACACATATATGTGATTAAGTAGGCAGGTATCACAAACATAAAAACAGCACTTGAAAAAATATCTCACTGTATTGTTCTTTACAATAAGAGGGCACAGAAAGCTCAACATTAAATTGCCACATTATCCGAACCACATGGCAATAAGGTTGGCTTGTAAGAGCAACATACGCTACACAGATCGCTTGACTTTGTGAGATGTTTGCTGATGTATACAGCACCAGGTTTTTTACCTTTCAAGGCTGTCAGCTTGCGCAGGACACCCGAGGTGGAGAAAAATGTGGACGAGAAATGGCGCTGGCGAAGGACCATGGATGAAGAGTGTGGGTTGGGCCGGTTCACTTTGCTGCGTAGACTAGACGGAAGTGTGCTCGACTTGCAGTCACTAGTGCTGTTAGTGACAAACACAGAGTCTGGGATGCTGCCTGAACTGAGCGAGTTTGAGTTGCCCTTGGTGGGTGAGCCGGGTGACGACCGCGCTGGGCGCACGGGCTCCTCTTCTACTTCTGGAATCGTCTCCGATGACTGCACTGATTTCTGCTTCGTCAAACATCCCGACGGTGGCCTGCTACCCTGCTCATCTAGGCTGAGGACACTTTCCTCGGACGATTTGAAGGAGTAGTAACCAGTGTCGCGAAACGTTTTGCCCGGGTTGCCCTCGAGGTCTGCTATGTTCCCCACGGACTTCGTGCCCAGAAACTTGGATGTGCTCCGCTCGCTGTCACTGAACGTAGCAAGTGAAAGGTTGTTTTCACTGCACGACTTTTCCTTGCCACTTATCCTTTTTCCGAGGCCATCTGCGCCCTGGCTCGCTTCCGAGGGCACTTCTTTGTCCTCGTGGGCAGCCGTGTCCAAAATGGAATGTTCAGACTTGGAAGCGCCCTTGGAATGGAAGAGCTGTAAGGATAAACTGCCCGCTTTCTTGTACGGTGCAAGGCTGTCACTACTTCGCGTAACCACTAATTTACGTTGGCCTAGTCCTCTTCGAGCTTTAATGTAGAGCGATGATTCTGATCGTGATTTGTCAGCTGATGTTTCGGTAGGAGACACACTCGGCTCCGGAGACATTCCAGTTGTCTTTGGACAGACTTCGAGCACAGTCTCGACGCTGCCACAGAAATCGATGTCGGAGCCTGTGGTGAGGGTTGACGAACTGTCGCACTTAGCTGCAGTGCCGCTGGCTATGCTGAACATTCCTGGCAGTTCCAGCTTTTCCTCGACGGTGACAGTGCTCAGCTTTGGAAGAATGCAGCTGGGTTCCAGGAATTCCAAATTAGATGCTGCTTCCTTGGCTGCAATAAGAGGAACCTCCTGGCCGGACTGTAACCGGAGGACGGGCACCTTGAAAGGAGGCAGGATGAAGTGGTCCGATGGTTCTTCACCATCACAACACGACAGTTTCGAGAGGGAAATGTTGTCGGCCAATGTGGCCCCGGAGGACTCCAGCATGTTGTAAAGCTCATCCATCTCGTTGGACATCTCCGATTCTGTGGCAGTGTGATCCGAGTCGTAGCTCGGAATGCTGATGCTCGTCGAGATGGTCTCAGATCCGGACTCCGAAGGTGTCTTGCTCTTCCCCATCTTCTTCTTTTCAGAGAGGTTGGGCGAGTCCACGTCAGAGCATTCACTCGAGCCTCCAGTCAGAGCCAAGGGTTTACACCTCCTCTCGCGCAGTGGAGAAGCATTACGGCTCCCACCGACTGTATGCATCAAGGCAACAATTTGGTACTGAATGTATTCCTGAGCCTTCATGTAGTCATTATGATTGTGGTCCGAGATGATGGGGCAACTGCTCTTCTCATCCTTGTTCGACTGTTCATCTGATAGCATCTTGAGGGACTGCATGAGCTGCCTACATATGAACATGGTCTCTTCGGAGATAGTCGAATCATTGCTGTGACCGCTCAGGTTATCGGCAAGTTTATCATCCACTGCAGCTGAAAGCTGTTTACTAGGCGAGCGCCGTCCGGGTTTCTTGTGGTGACGAGGCTTGGGAGACCCTTCTTCATCAGTGGAAGAATACGTTCCAGACTCCAAGGTGTCACTGCCATAGTCACTGTTGTTGCTACCAATGGTACTGCTGCAACTGCTCTCCCCAGAGAGAGCGGCAGGAGAAACCGTCTGCATCAAACGTGTGATTTGTGACTCCAGGAGAGCTTTCCAAGGTGTGATGTTTTCATCAACTTTCTCAGTCTCATCACTCGTGCCGGAGATGTGGGCAAGTACTCTGTTAACAATGTAAGCAGCTTCTTCATCAGAATAGCAATCGGTGGACGATGATCGGCTATGAATGCTCGCTGCATCCTCCTCCAAAGCAGATTTCTTTAAATCCTTCACATCCTCATTTTGTGTCAATTCACTGGTTGAACTATTGCACATACTTTCAATGCCAGATGTAAGTTCGTTTGCAGAATCCGACAATGACTGCTGCATGTCAGTGTTAGCTTCTGAAGTAGGAGTGAGAGACATTCGATTATCCTCTGTCTGCAGGTTAGCGTCTTTGGTAGCGGCGTCATGAAAATCGTCTTCAGTGGTGGAATCCATGTGAATGATTGTGCTCTCATCAGCAGTTAGTGTGACATCAAGGTTTTCAAATGAAATGTCTTGGGAATGTTGCTGTTCCTCGTTAACTGTATTGCAATCACTGGTATTATTGGCTACATCATGTGGCTGCACTTCAAGCGcatcctctttttttctcttaatagtTGTAAAACCTTCCTCTTCGAGGACAACTTTGATGTCTGCTGCTTCCTCAccatcatctttcttttttcttttgattgTATCACAAGAATCGCCACCTTCAAAAGCTAAGCTTGCGGCTGCCTTTTCTGCCCTCTTTTGTTTGGAAGTTGCCCTTTTGTCCTCATCATCACTGCTAACGCCTCCACTTTCGTCAGTAAACTCAGCGTCATCAGGATAATGAAATTTGCCAGTTCCCAACAGTCCTGAAGTGAAATATTTTTCTAACCTCGAAGACGCCAACTCTTCAGGGTCCTCTTCGAGCACTTCGACGTCATCAACACCTGATGTTTCGGACACTGAATCACTGAAGTCTTCGCTCGTAGCAATTGACCACCTCTTGTGTATCTCTTCGAGAGACGCATTCCCGATGGCAAAGCTGAAGTATTTTTCTAACTCGGACGACGGATTCTTTGTCACGGGAGTCGTCGCCCGCGAGCTCTTTTCGCTCTCCTCGCAACTCTCCTCGAGTATGGTATGAAGCGAGTATGACAGCGGATTGCCGTACTGCATGGCATTGAAGCGCGGCATGGGAGAAATGTACATGGCATCGTCCGACGAAGTCGACGCGTCGCTGAACatgttctcctcctcctcctcttcgtcgCAGGACGCATCGCTAGTGTCGCACGACGTGGGTCCCGCCGTCGGAGACTGACCACTCCGCGAAGATTCGCCGACGTCACCGTCGCGCTTCGGAGAAcccgccgctgctgcttccgcggaCGGCGGACGCGTCTCGTGACAGTCGAACGATTCGGTGAAGTATTTTTCCAGCGTGGACACTACCAAGCCTTCGAGATCAATGTCCCTTTCCCGTAGTTCGCGCGCGGGAGTCGTTGCGGGCTCTACTTTCGCGTCGTCGTTGGGTGCAGCAGCACCGTCGATTGTATCGCGGTCGCTCGATTTCGGTTCCGCTTCGTCGACAACGGCAGCAGAAGGAGCAACACACTCACCGGCGGCGGTATCCTTCTCGGGGTTATCCGTGTTCTGTTGTTCGCGATCCGAAACACACGCGGGCACCACCACCACCTGTTGCTGCACTTCCACACACACGGAGTCCGCGCTGCCCGCTGCGTCGCGCGGAGGCGGGCCGCAGGCGTCACCGACCGCGCTCATCGGCGGAGTCCTGGCGGGGGCGCCGTTCTCCTCGGGCTGTCCCACTTCCCCGAGCACACCTtggccgccaccaccgccgccgccgccggtgctCTCCTCCAAGTCGGCCATGTTGGCCGCCGACACAGGTGCATTGTCCGCGCAGTCGTGGCCGGGGCTCGGCGCGCGTTCGCCTTGACAACTGTCATCCTCGGCTGGGACGTCCCGTCCGGGCCCGAGCGCCTCCTCCGGGGCGCTCAAAGGGACGCGGCCCTCCATGATCGCATCGTCCCGTGCGAGCGAGCCGTCTCTCCGCCACCACCGCCACGGTCCCGCGATGGCGCCGCCGTCAGAGCTGGTGGCCTCCTCTCCCACTTCCGGCGCTGAGTCAACGACAGGTGGAGCAGCGGCCGGCAGGACTTCTTGGCCCGGTTCTCCTAcgccggccgccgccgccgcatcgCGCACGGCGGCGAGCAGCAGATTAGCGTCGTCCTCGTCATTACGATTGTCCGGCCCGGCGAGAATAGCaacggctgctgctgccgccgccgcttctCCGTGCGATGCCAAACTGGTTCCCTCGTCGCTGGCGTCGCTGCCGCCGGCGGCAGCCGACCGTTTTCCGCCGCGTCGTCGTCCCATCGGGCCGGCGGCGCTGCTTTCGCCTTCCTCGCCGCTTCTCGCCTCCTCGGGCGACCTTTGGCCGGGGTCGACCACCTGCGGCCCCGCGGCGGAGGCAGCAGGGACGACGCCTAGCCGCTCCCGCTGCTCTTGTTCTTCACCCGGCGCCAATTCTTCCTCCGAACCGCCGCTGCCTCCTCCGTCCTCCTCTTCGTCGGAGGGGAACTCCCAGTCCGAGCTGTCCTCCACGTACACGGCGCCCTCGGGCCCCACGGCGAGCCGAGAGCGCAGCAGGAGCCAGAGGCGAGACGCCGCCTCCACCTCGGAGTCGTCCTCGGACGATTCGGACGAGCTGATGAACACCAGCTTGTAGTCGTCGGGCGAGCGGTCGCGCAGCTTCACCTCGCAGTCGGACGGGTAGTCGCTGTCCAGCGGCCACAGCCGGCTGTCGTAGCTGTTCTGGCTGGCGGGCCGCGAGGGCCACTGGTCGGACGCCGCCGACGAGGACGCTGCCGCGCCCGCGGCAGCCGACTCGCAGCCCTTGAGCAGGTCGCGGATCCGGAGCGATCGCCTCCGCAGCTGGTCCAGGCGCCGAGCGAGCGGCGAGCAGGGCGGGCTCGGCGGCACGTTAGTGGAAAAGGAAAGGGCATCGCCTAGCGTGGGATTGTTAGCGCTGGCCGCGGTCGCTGCATGGGCGCCGGCGCAGCTCGGCTCGCACAAGAGAAAGTCGTCAAAGACAAGCGGGGGCGGAAGGATTGGGAACTGGGAGCATTCGTTAGAGGGGGGCAGGGCGTTAATAGCGAGAGAGTCGCCGCCGCTACCGCCGCCACTGCCTTCGCCGCTGCAGCAGTCGGCGGCGTCGTCATCATCTGCCGGAGACAGCCGTAGCAAAGGGAAACAAACAATTCAGTCTCGAAGGAAGACTTCAAAGCACAACAAACGCGCACTCTTCGGAAAGGCAGAAGAATGAAAGAAGAGTGTCAAAACGAACAACACACAGTTTAAAATCGCTGCTCAGCACCTCTATCGCTCTTATAGTGGGAACGTGTCGGCCCGACATGAATCATGCACCGCCGCTGTGTAGgggatcaaaaaagaaaaaaaaaacatataataCGCAGTCGATAAAGAAGAGGTCGTTTCCCCGAGCGGAGTCGTAGAGCATGAAAGGACTCCTTCAAAAGAGAGAGTCAAAGTACATTATTCTCCCTTTATGCACCTTTCAGCTCTTCGCGCGCATCTTGAGGCGATCAAGAAAAACCACGCCTCCAAGCGTAAACAGCTTGGTGGTGTCGCGCTTCGTCCGCACTTACGAGAAAAACAGGAACCCAGTTTTCAAACTCTCGACGACGAACGACACAAAAGCAGACCGTCGGTTCCGTCTTGGCCGCACCGTCGTGTCGCACTTAGACAGCGGTGGTCGAAGCACTTGACCCCTACGCTGGACGCGCGCGGACCTCATATAGCGCCGTTCCCAGCCGTAAAACGTTATCAGCGAAACGAGCTTGTCGCCCGCGGAGAAGATCAAAAGACGCGGCGCCGGCGCTGTAGGCAGACGGCTCTACAAGTAAACACAGCGCGCACGCCGAGGACACACCCGCCGAACGAGAATGTTTACCGTTAGCAAACGGCACGCGTAACTACACGTTGATCGAAAGCGCGTGGACCAGTTAAAGCTTCTGTCCGTGGATGCTGTCAAGTCGACGGCGCTGGCCTGTAATTAGGAGCTCCTTATCTCACCGCCGCGGGGCAGGCGGCGAGTGACGGCGTATAACTGATCGACACATCCTCCACTTACGAGTAAGTAATCATTAAACAACGGGATGCCTGAATGCACAAGCGGTTAGCGACCGGCTGAGCCAATTCGACGACAACGTGGCCTTTCGCGTGATGAGCGCGCGGCAAAACTTTGCTCTGCCCCAATACGTTTATATATTAATTTATAGACAGAGTGATAGACTGCAGATGCGAGAGTATTATAAATGCAGACAGCATCATAGATCTCGGACAGGCAGAGACTGCAACAACCTTCCCTACGATATCGCGGTCGTCGCTAGATCTTGTGGCTTCGTTCAAGAAGTCATCTCGCATTTGTGCGCGGTAACTCGTTGTAACAAGGAGCACATCACGCGAATATTGCgtggtttaacgtcccgaaactacGCAAAGCGAGAGATGCCGTGGCTTGAAGGGCTTCCAATTAATTTTCGACCGCCTGGCACGTtttctttacacacacacacacacacacacacacacacacacacacacacacacacacacacacacacacacacacacacacacacacacacacacacacacacacacacacacacacacacacacacacacacacacacacacacacatatatatatatatatatattctcgtaCCTAAACCTAAGCGGACGCGCGTCTTCGCATTCCAAcgtcccatcgaaatgcggcgacCGCGGTCGGCAAGCAAAACGTCACAACCACACCAACTGCACTTCTCCCTCGTTATAATGTCATATTGTCCACAGGAAGCATACAGACCACGTAAAAACAAAAAGTCGTTAAGTCTGCTTCCATTGTTCCGTGATGTGTAGTGCCGTATTACTTAAAACGGTTTGTTCTCGGGAGGTCTCAAAAAGCGGGGTTAATATGAAAGCTTCTACGGAGCTTTTTACACAGTTGTCAGGGGCATCAATCTGTAGAAGCAAAGCTCATTCCGTCGTCGTTGAGCTTCACTGTTTTCCTTCATCgtcacaaagaagaagaaaaagaaagaaatgacgagAACAGAGGATTACATCGTTTTGATTTCCTATACCTCCGTTGATGTCTTTTCCATGCTATCTTCCCCGAGCCGCGAaaggcggggaaaaaaaaaaaagaaaaaaaagggggacgcTTCGTGGACCCCGTTCCCACGGAAGAATGAGTTTAGCCGTTATCGGTTTCTAACTTCGAGAAGGCTGTTTTGGAAACAGGAGCGACGATGGCGAAAAGAAAGCCGCCGTTTCCCATATCGAATCTCACAGTTCTCCCATATTTCGCCGATACGGGTGCGGTATCGCGCGACTACATAGCGAAAAGCGCGTTTTTGCGAGGCTTCAGCATCCACCGTTCGGCACTTCCGCAGCGTGACGACTGTAGCCAGGAATGCTCGACGCCCGCTGAGGCGACGTCAGCGCGTTGTTTGCGAACGCGAGAGGGGTGGGAAAAATGAAAACACCTTCGCAAGCGTTTCAACACAACAGGGGGTCGAGAGACCTTCGCAAGCGTTGCAGTACAACAGGGGGTCGAGAGGGTGATCGACTCGAAGTTCAACGGCCGCGCGTCTCGCTGAGTGGGGCGGTAGATGCGCAGCGAGCGTCGCGGTTCGCGTCAAAACAGCCGATTcagcgaggtcgcgggatccaatcccggccacggcggccgcatttcgatgggggcgaaatgcgaaaacgcccgtgtacttagatttaggtgcacgttaaagaaccccaggtggtctacatttccggagtcctccaactacggcgtgcctcataatcagaaagtggttttggcacgtaaaaccccatatatgaCGATGAATGAAGTGCGAACTGTCTGTATGTATAAGCTCAGCCACGAGCGCGGTAGCCGTACCGTGGTCGGTGAAACCGGAGTGGCGACACCGTTGTTTTTACGAACTCTGACCGTGCGCGTCTCACTTTCACGGCGAGATATAGAGAAAGAATATCTTACTTAAATGATGGCTTTTCCGGGCCATTCTCTGATGCACCAGAGCGTTAGTCGATCTTGGGCCATTAAAATTATATAGCTAAGTAAGTGTACCAAGGATGGTGACGCATTGGAAAACTTAAACCCGTTGCATTAGTTTGGCGGATGACAGTTTCTATTCGTGGAGAAAACGAAGGCCGCGGAATGAGTTTATTCGCACCTTGGCGTTATACCAGTGCGCTGTGGTATGCCACAAATTTCGTAGTATATACGCCACACTGTCGAGTATGCGGGGCCGTTTGCACGTAGCTAGAGCTTCCGAAGTTGCCAGTTTGGTTAGCGCGTGtggtgcgtgtttctttttcaacGTCCTTTGTATTTTTAGCGTTCCAAGTTTTTATtataatgcattaccaactagcccacctatccctCCTTTCGCCAGTTTGGTTATTTGCTTACGTTGGAACGTGACGCAATCATTCTGCagtgaagagaaagagagagagagagaaaagaaagaaagaaaaagagcagaaGCTACTGAAATGCGTGACGTCACGAACTGGTACGCAAATTTCAAGGCTGCGTCGTCGCGCGCAcattttgcctttctttttttttcattcctggcGCACCAGGCCTCCGCTCGGGGTAAGGATGGCCTATACTTAGTATTCAACGAGTGCAAGCAATCATTTCATCTCTCTTTATTTCTCAGAAACTCGGGAAAGGTTCGCTTTCTAAAGAAGAGCTGTTTAAACAGCTCGAGTGTTCCGTCCGGAGAACCTTTTGCAGGACAGACAGACCGACGAAGATAACGTCACACCCGGTTTCATGTGTACGCAAGCAAAGGCAATACGCAGGAAAAAGAATTGTCTACGTAAATAATTATACACAATAATACAAATTCTACATACAAGCACGCCAATGTTAACTTCGTACCTATATTTACTGCCTCTTAAAAACGTACGAACAAGAACACCGAAAACgcgggggaagaaaaaaagaaagaaaaagaacagcagcCACTATACAGCTAACTTCGCGAGCAAGGATATCGAGCGAGACTTCGTTTCGCTCAGCAATGCTGTCCTATTTCTCTCTCGGCCCTCGCGAAAGGAACGCATCGATACGTTCCGATTTCCAAAAAAACTGACATCGTTACCCGGAATTTAGGAACAAAAGCGCGGCCGAAAGCAGgggacacaaaaaaagaaaaaaagaaaagaaagaaagcgaacggCGAGAGAAAAAGAAGCAGGTTAACCGGCCCATTATAGTGCGGGCTATGCACTCGGGATGGATCGCGCTACTTAGCGTAACGGCTCGCGGAGAAGACTGGCCTCTCTCTCAAGGCTGCGTCAGCATACATATGCGACGGCGTATAGGTACGCAGAGGACGCGCACACCCCgccacgaagaagaagaagaatggatGGAAATGACCGCGTAACACACATTGCACACGTCGGACCGTCGAGAGGCGGGAAGAGACGACGCCGTTCTCAATTTGGAACAAACGAGAGAGGTTGCGCCCGGAACCTGCGCAGAAAACGGTAACATCGGCGCGCAAGTTTTGGACTGCcgcgcgttttcttttctttttattccagcCATGGTCGCATTAGTGTTCTTCGATCATCGACGATCTGAGAAACCGCGCTTCGAACCACCGGCCGCGCTATCGGTATTCGGATGTTAAAGGAATGCTAAAGGAGTAAACTTGAAACGAGTTTATACTCGTGAAGTACACCTCAAGAACTCCACTTTTACTTCGGGCAGAAATATGTTGATTTCTCGCGGAGAAAGTTAAGGCCGAACTTCTCtctgacacacacacgcacgcacacacgcacacacgcacacacgcacacacgcacacacgcacacacgcacgcacacacgcacacacacacacacacaaagaaatgtacgagatagaaagaaagaacatgacgGAGGAAAaggccgaaagaaaaaaaagagacgctCGTACAGTTTGGTGTCAAAAGGTTACGGCTTGCTACTACATGCACGCGTACACGCATACGCGTGAAGGAAGTGAGGTCCGCGACGGAGAACATGTCGTCGGCATTGTGTGCGCAGGCGACCGCGTGCACAAAGAGCGCCACGGAATTCCGGCTGCTAGACGTTT
This window encodes:
- the LOC142585399 gene encoding uncharacterized protein LOC142585399 isoform X1, with translation MTAADAGGSGGGTMGDAPFGASAARAMDLDLSNLTLAERDAIMQVLQRDQALRKMEERRILHLKAELQRLRKRGALRPGLDPARSCARCLSALGRILNRGAPCPSCRKKVCRDCRLHEVGVPEGSDQWLCVVCHKQMELKATSGQWMQDLCRRSSRRRKLNGPPVADELGRALQCVPAQQRPDHAGRPAIERATSSRAAAAAPASATHQQPQQQSARGLGNHSGPKTTPPMTRTTPSPDAQRPPLARLPGGYSSAPRPDSPQSAVGQDSLSSDVSSAADSSATPFPASSATTSKPTSEGTPPLSSTACPSPPTGVRWAPLRGPLRTPIRKLPRQGSSLSSSSDSASAEGGVGGRLLPHHHQQPPLSSSTTAADDSPPPVPFPRTKRQSPQRQLPPSPMPQDSPSPPTQKQLLVPDSKIPLAPSLSAPASPAFRDRSRSALTVTYSSPPSVQDGRGQTLPARKATAPELTGLERAKEVAFRRVTLGSVRMESSSTTDDDDAADCCSGEGSGGGSGGDSLAINALPPSNECSQFPILPPPLVFDDFLLCEPSCAGAHAATAASANNPTLGDALSFSTNVPPSPPCSPLARRLDQLRRRSLRIRDLLKGCESAAAGAAASSSAASDQWPSRPASQNSYDSRLWPLDSDYPSDCEVKLRDRSPDDYKLVFISSSESSEDDSEVEAASRLWLLLRSRLAVGPEGAVYVEDSSDWEFPSDEEEDGGGSGGSEEELAPGEEQEQRERLGVVPAASAAGPQVVDPGQRSPEEARSGEEGESSAAGPMGRRRGGKRSAAAGGSDASDEGTSLASHGEAAAAAAAVAILAGPDNRNDEDDANLLLAAVRDAAAAAGVGEPGQEVLPAAAPPVVDSAPEVGEEATSSDGGAIAGPWRWWRRDGSLARDDAIMEGRVPLSAPEEALGPGRDVPAEDDSCQGERAPSPGHDCADNAPVSAANMADLEESTGGGGGGGGQGVLGEVGQPEENGAPARTPPMSAVGDACGPPPRDAAGSADSVCVEVQQQVVVVPACVSDREQQNTDNPEKDTAAGECVAPSAAVVDEAEPKSSDRDTIDGAAAPNDDAKVEPATTPARELRERDIDLEGLVVSTLEKYFTESFDCHETRPPSAEAAAAGSPKRDGDVGESSRSGQSPTAGPTSCDTSDASCDEEEEEENMFSDASTSSDDAMYISPMPRFNAMQYGNPLSYSLHTILEESCEESEKSSRATTPVTKNPSSELEKYFSFAIGNASLEEIHKRWSIATSEDFSDSVSETSGVDDVEVLEEDPEELASSRLEKYFTSGLLGTGKFHYPDDAEFTDESGGVSSDDEDKRATSKQKRAEKAAASLAFEGGDSCDTIKRKKKDDGEEAADIKVVLEEEGFTTIKRKKEDALEVQPHDVANNTSDCNTVNEEQQHSQDISFENLDVTLTADESTIIHMDSTTEDDFHDAATKDANLQTEDNRMSLTPTSEANTDMQQSLSDSANELTSGIESMCNSSTSELTQNEDVKDLKKSALEEDAASIHSRSSSTDCYSDEEAAYIVNRVLAHISGTSDETEKVDENITPWKALLESQITRLMQTVSPAALSGESSCSSTIGSNNSDYGSDTLESGTYSSTDEEGSPKPRHHKKPGRRSPSKQLSAAVDDKLADNLSGHSNDSTISEETMFICRQLMQSLKMLSDEQSNKDEKSSCPIISDHNHNDYMKAQEYIQYQIVALMHTVGGSRNASPLRERRCKPLALTGGSSECSDVDSPNLSEKKKMGKSKTPSESGSETISTSISIPSYDSDHTATESEMSNEMDELYNMLESSGATLADNISLSKLSCCDGEEPSDHFILPPFKVPVLRLQSGQEVPLIAAKEAASNLEFLEPSCILPKLSTVTVEEKLELPGMFSIASGTAAKCDSSSTLTTGSDIDFCGSVETVLEVCPKTTGMSPEPSVSPTETSADKSRSESSLYIKARRGLGQRKLVVTRSSDSLAPYKKAGSLSLQLFHSKGASKSEHSILDTAAHEDKEVPSEASQGADGLGKRISGKEKSCSENNLSLATFSDSERSTSKFLGTKSVGNIADLEGNPGKTFRDTGYYSFKSSEESVLSLDEQGSRPPSGCLTKQKSVQSSETIPEVEEEPVRPARSSPGSPTKGNSNSLSSGSIPDSVFVTNSTSDCKSSTLPSSLRSKVNRPNPHSSSMVLRQRHFSSTFFSTSGVLRKLTALKADDSSGSHRSSPRGRLRGRSRHSSGGSDDSNRLLPTIAIVGAEESSSVKSSADSMDRDSSHRDDELERIYSRSQTSLSSIGVSQMRSESMTSVYSAAGGGRYGTVAVTGEVLFSILYNYKSGLLEVHVRECRNLAPVDTKRNRSDPYVKVYLLPDKTKSGKRKTKVKKHTLNPVFEEVLKFRVTMSELQARTLWLSVWHSDMFGRNDFLGEVMLPLTYETLEKTEVRCFALQERFECPEVPLSYKGDILLALKYMPPDVTNRSIKQGPVRGSLHVLVKEARNLTATRSNGTSDPFCKSYLLPDRTKGSKQKTPVVKKCCNPKWNHTFVYPDVSLDELKDRCLELTIWDYDKITSNDFLGGVRLGLGTGKLYGRDVDWMDSHGEEVILWRSMLERPNLWIDGSLLLRPTMQSKR